A single window of Hippocampus zosterae strain Florida chromosome 15, ASM2543408v3, whole genome shotgun sequence DNA harbors:
- the usp33 gene encoding ubiquitin carboxyl-terminal hydrolase 33 yields MPPAPSCDCPHLDCVGEITKEELIHKSHGQCQDCKVGGPNLWACLENGCAYVGCGESHVDHSTGHSQETGHNLTVNLTTLRVWCYACGKEVFLDRKLVPQTPQSNSKPLASSQQGNDRASPMSPASLRGTPNGVSEDLDMETEEEDDMRARGLTGLKNIGNTCYMNAALQALSNCPPLTQFFLECGGLVRTDKKPGLCKSYQKLVSDLWHKNRPSYVVPTNLFQGIKAINPMFRGYSQQDSQEFLRCLMDQLHEELKETLPEPYEPSGSGTVDDSPPKEENHNQSDNDFQSCESCGCSDRADGEALHADVPTVVVDNEAEMLIPEQADVQANREWQKEKNMINDIYRAGENTEADMDKDVDTTTETTPIISSQGHIKTQSRTSESFPDIQISNITRPQSPVPLQAHKMSSSPPKASSVWPSLNTAHKKAMSAFSPPKSKCQRRYRSVISDVFDGTIVSSVQCLTCDRVSVTLENFQDISLPIPGKEDLAKLHSATHQTSLVKAGSCGEVYAPQGWIAFVMEYIKSWFWGPVVTLQDCLAAFFARDELKGDNMYSCEKCKKLRNGVKFCKMQSLPEILCIHLKRFRHELMFSTKIGTHVSFPLEGLDLQPFLAKDSSTQTTNYDLLSVICHHGTASSGHYIAYCRNDLNNLWYEFDDQSVTEVSESCVQNAEAYVLFYKKSNEDTVKERNRVSGLLNMMEPSLLQFYISRQWLNKFKTFAEPGPISNEDFLCPHGGVPPNKANYIEELAVVVPQTVWDHLYSRYGGGPAVNHLYICNTCQIEVEKLEKRRKSELDMFVRLNKAFQDEESPVVISCISMQWFREWEGFVKGKDNDPPGPIDNSKIAVSKIGHLTLKQGADSGQISEETWNFLHAIYGGGPLVTVRPSVVTGHQEADASHQSEEKIEVETRSL; encoded by the exons ATGCCGCCGGCCCCCAGCTGCGACTGCCCCCACCTGGACTGCGTGGGGGAGATCACCAAGGAGGAACTCATCCACAAGTCACAC GGCCAGTGTCAAGATTGTAAAGTTGGAGGACCAAATTTGTGGGCTTGTTTGGAG AATGGCTGTGCATACGTTGGCTGTGGAGAATCCCATGTGGACCACAGCACTGGACACTCGCAG GAGACCGGCCACAACCTGACGGTGAACCTGACCACGCTGCGAGTGTGGTGTTATGCCTGCGGCAAGGAGGTCTTCTTGGACCGTAAACTAGTCCCTCAGACCCCGCAGTCCAACAGCAAGCCTCTTGCTTCCTCTCAGCAG GGTAACGACAGAGCCTCTCCTATGAGCCCCGCCTCCCTCCGTGGGACCCCCAATGGCGTTTCCGAAGACCTGGATATGGAGacggaggaagaggatgacatGCGTGCTCGAG GCTTGACTGGACTGAAGAACATCGGCAACACGTGCTACATGAACGCTGCTCTACAGGCCCTGTCCAACTG CCCGCCGTTGACGCAGTTTTTCCTCGAGTGCGGCGGCCTGGTACGGACAGACAAGAAGCCAGGGCTTTGCAAGAGCTACCAAAAACTCGTGTCTGACCTGTGGCACAAGAACAG ACCCTCCTACGTGGTCCCGACTAATCTATTCCAGGGAATCAAAGCCATCAACCCAATGTTCAGAGGATATTCTCAGCAG GACTCGCAGGAGTTTCTGCGCTGCTTGATGGACCAGCTGCACGAAGAGTTGAAGGAGACGCTGCCGGAGCCATACGAGCCATCCGGCAGCGGCACGGTGGATGACAGCCCGCCCAAGGAGGAGAACCATAACCAGTCGGACAACGACTTTCAGTCATGCGAGTCGTGCGGGTGCAGCGATCGGGCCGATGGCGAAGCACTTCACGCAGACGTGCCCACCGTCGTCGTCGACAACGAGGCCGAGATGCTGATTCCCGAGCAGGCCGACGTCCAGGCCAACAGAGAGTGGCAAAAGGAGAAGAACATGATCAACGACATCTACCGCGCCGGGGAGAACACAGAAGCGGACATGGACAAAGATGTTGACACCACCACAGAGACCACGCCCATTATCAGCAGTCAGGGACACAttaagacacaaagcaggacatCGG AGTCCTTTCCCGATATCCAAATCTCCAACATCACAAGACCGCAAAGTCCGGTTCCTCTGCAGGCCCACAAAATGTCCAGCAGCCCGCCCAAAGCTTCCTCTGTGTGGCCCAGCCTCAACACTGCACACAAGAAAG CGATGAGCGCGTTCTCCCCACCCAAGAGCAAGTGTCAGAGGAGGTACCGTAGCGTCATCTCGGACGTGTTCGACGGGACTATTGTGAGCTCTGTGCAGTGCCTCACCTGTGATCGG GTGTCGGTCACGCTGGAGAACTTCCAGGACATCTCCTTACCCATCCCGGGAAAGGAGGACCTGGCCAAACTGCACTCCGCTACCCACCAGACATCCCTGGTGAAAGCCGGCTCCTGCGGGGAAGTCTACGCGCCACAGGGGTGGATTGCATTTGTCATGGAATACATCAAGAG CTGGTTCTGGGGTCCGGTGGTCACGCTACAAGATTGTCTCGCGGCCTTCTTCGCCAGGGACGAGCTGAAAG GCGACAACATGTATAGCTGTGAAAAATGCAAGAA GTTACGAAATGGAGTCAAGTTTTGCAAAATGCAAAGTTTGCCAGAG ATTCTGTGTATCCACCTGAAGCGCTTCAGGCATGAGCTGATGTTCTCCACCAAGATTGGCACCCATGTCTCCTTCCCTTTAGAGGGCCTGGACCTGCAGCCCTTCTTAGCCAAGGACAGCTCAACACAGACTACCAACTACGACCTGTTGTCAGTCATTTGCCACCATGGCACTGCCAGCA GTGGCCACTACATTGCATACTGTCGGAACGACCTCAACAATCTTTGGTATGAGTTTGATGACCAAAGCGTGACTGAGGTGTCAGAGTCTTGTGTCCAGAATGCTGAGGCTTATGTGCTTTTCTACAA GAAGAGCAACGAGGATACAGTGAAGGAGCGCAATAGGGTGTCGGGCTTGCTCAACATGATGGAGCCCAGCCTATTACAGTTCTACATTTCCCGCCAATGGCTCAATAAGTTCAAGACCTTTGCTGAGCCGGGGCCCATCTCCAACGAAGATTTCCTGTGCCCGCACGGAG GTGTTCCACCCAACAAAGCAAATTACATTGAGGAGCTGGCCGTAGTGGTACCACAGACCGTGTGGGACCACCTGTACAGCAG GTACGGGGGAGGACCTGCCGTCAATCACCTGTACATCTGCAACACGTGCCAGATTGAGGTTGAGAAACTGGAGAAGCGGCGCAAGTCAGAGCTGGACATGTTTGTCCGG CTGAACAAGGCCTTCCAGGATGAGGAGTCTCCGGTGGTCATATCCTGCATCAGCATGCAGTGGTTCCGTGAGTGGGAGGGCTTTGTCAAAGGGAAAGACAATG ATCCTCCAGGCCCCATTGATAATTCCAAGATAGCAGTGAGCAAGATTGGCCATTTAACACTCAAACAAG GCGCAGACTCGGGCCAAATCTCAGAGGAGACATGGAACTTCCTGCATGCCATCTACGGTGGCGGCCCACTGGTGACTGTGCGGCCCAGCGTGGTCACCGGCCACCAGGAAGCGGACGCCTCCCACCAGTCAGAGGAAAAGATCGAGGTGGAGACGCGCtcgctttaa